A region from the Chloroflexota bacterium genome encodes:
- a CDS encoding phage holin family protein translates to MSRALWRWVINAVALYVAARVVTGIELTGDWVSLALIALVFGVVNALLGPILKLLSCPLILLSLGVFTIVINAALLLLTSYLSEALNLGFHVSGFGPAFLGALLISVVSFILNVFLRDSDRHERRKK, encoded by the coding sequence ATGTCAAGAGCGCTTTGGCGTTGGGTCATCAACGCGGTGGCGTTGTATGTCGCCGCGCGCGTCGTTACGGGCATTGAACTCACGGGCGATTGGGTGTCGCTGGCCCTCATCGCCCTGGTCTTCGGCGTGGTGAACGCGCTGTTGGGGCCGATTCTCAAGTTGCTGTCGTGCCCGCTGATTCTGCTGTCGCTGGGCGTGTTCACCATCGTCATCAATGCGGCCCTGTTGCTGCTCACGTCGTACCTCAGCGAAGCGTTGAACCTAGGCTTCCATGTCAGCGGATTTGGGCCTGCCTTCCTGGGCGCGCTTCTCATCAGCGTCGTGAGTTTCATCCTCAACGTGTTTCTCAGGGATTCCGACAGGCACGAGCGGCGGAAGAAGTAA